A window of the Polaribacter batillariae genome harbors these coding sequences:
- a CDS encoding DUF4136 domain-containing protein, with protein sequence MKAVKYFFLLLLMSCGTSKVIYDYDKKIDFSQFKSFHFFEDVGNGLNEFDVKRATAILESELSKLGLTKVENPDFFINIKAKVTEAQNRNTIGIGIGSGGRNGGFGISGGIPIGGKKLNEEIIIEFVNATTNELFWEASLISTIKESRKPEERELYLSKAIQKILAKYPPK encoded by the coding sequence ATGAAAGCTGTAAAATATTTCTTTTTGTTATTGTTGATGAGTTGCGGAACTTCTAAAGTTATTTATGATTATGATAAAAAAATAGATTTCTCTCAATTTAAAAGTTTTCATTTTTTTGAAGATGTTGGCAATGGCTTAAATGAGTTTGATGTAAAAAGAGCAACTGCAATTTTAGAAAGTGAATTATCGAAATTGGGTTTAACAAAAGTTGAAAATCCAGATTTTTTTATCAATATAAAAGCAAAAGTTACAGAGGCGCAAAATAGAAATACTATTGGCATTGGTATTGGCAGTGGAGGTAGAAATGGCGGATTTGGTATCTCTGGAGGTATTCCAATTGGTGGGAAAAAACTAAATGAAGAAATTATTATTGAATTTGTAAATGCAACAACCAACGAGCTTTTTTGGGAAGCTTCTTTAATTTCAACCATAAAAGAAAGCAGAAAACCAGAAGAAAGAGAGTTGTATTTATCGAAGGCAATTCAGAAAATTTTAGCAAAATATCCGCCAAAATAA
- a CDS encoding UDP-N-acetylmuramate--L-alanine ligase has product MNIHFIAIGGSAMHNLAIALHQKGYQVSGSDDAIHNPSKSRLEKYGLLPKELGWFPEKITPNLDVIILGMHAKKNNLELLKAQELGVKIYSYPAFLYEQSKNKTRVVIGGSHGKTTITSMILHVLNYHDKKVDYMVGAQLEGFETMVHLTKENEFIVLEGDEYLSSPIDMLPKFHLYKPNIALLSGIAWDHINVFPTFKNYVDQFKTFTNSLINGGSMVYNEEDLEVKNVVESSTNHIKKYPYTTPKHFIENGITYLETPEGNLPLEIFGKHNLQNLAGAKWICQHMGIDEDDFYEAIASFKGASKRLEKIAESNTTVIFKDFAHSPSKVAATTKAVKNQYSNRTVLACLELHTYSSLNAAFLQEYKGALDKADVAVVFYSPDAVKIKQLEEVTATQISEAFEREDLIIYTNPQEFKEFLFNKNLENSAVVLMSSGNYGGLDFKEVKRLV; this is encoded by the coding sequence ATGAACATTCATTTTATTGCGATTGGCGGAAGCGCAATGCACAATCTTGCCATAGCTTTACACCAAAAAGGATACCAAGTTTCTGGAAGTGACGATGCAATTCACAATCCGTCTAAATCTCGTTTAGAAAAATACGGTTTGTTGCCAAAAGAGTTGGGTTGGTTTCCTGAAAAAATAACGCCTAATTTAGATGTTATTATTTTAGGAATGCATGCTAAAAAAAACAATTTAGAATTGTTAAAAGCGCAAGAATTAGGAGTAAAAATTTATTCGTATCCAGCATTTTTATACGAGCAATCTAAAAACAAAACAAGAGTTGTAATTGGGGGTTCTCATGGAAAAACAACCATTACCTCTATGATTTTGCACGTGCTAAATTATCACGATAAAAAAGTAGATTATATGGTGGGTGCACAATTAGAAGGTTTCGAAACCATGGTACATTTAACTAAAGAAAACGAATTTATTGTTTTAGAAGGAGATGAGTATTTGAGTTCGCCCATAGATATGCTTCCAAAATTTCATTTATACAAACCAAATATTGCTTTGCTAAGTGGCATTGCTTGGGATCATATTAATGTTTTTCCAACTTTTAAAAATTATGTAGATCAGTTTAAAACCTTCACAAATTCTTTAATTAATGGAGGAAGTATGGTGTATAATGAAGAAGATCTTGAAGTAAAAAACGTAGTAGAATCGTCAACAAATCATATTAAAAAATATCCATACACAACTCCAAAACACTTTATTGAAAACGGAATTACTTATTTAGAAACTCCAGAAGGGAATTTGCCTTTGGAAATCTTCGGAAAACACAATCTTCAAAATTTAGCAGGTGCAAAATGGATTTGCCAACATATGGGAATAGATGAAGATGATTTTTATGAAGCAATTGCCAGTTTTAAAGGAGCCAGCAAACGTTTAGAGAAAATTGCAGAAAGTAATACAACGGTTATTTTTAAAGATTTTGCACATTCGCCAAGTAAAGTCGCTGCTACTACAAAAGCCGTTAAAAATCAATATTCTAATAGAACTGTTTTGGCCTGTTTAGAGTTGCATACCTATTCTAGTTTAAATGCAGCGTTTTTACAGGAATACAAAGGCGCATTAGATAAAGCAGATGTTGCCGTCGTTTTTTATTCACCAGATGCCGTAAAAATTAAGCAATTAGAAGAAGTTACTGCTACACAAATTTCAGAAGCTTTTGAGCGAGAAGATTTAATTATTTATACGAATCCGCAAGAATTTAAAGAGTTTCTTTTTAATAAAAATTTAGAAAATTCTGCAGTCGTTTTAATGAGTTCTGGTAATTATGGAGGGCTAGATTTTAAAGAGGTTAAGCGTTTGGTTTAG
- a CDS encoding MG2 domain-containing protein encodes MKNTTIPFLLMILFSLTTYSQNNYDKLWTEVEKLEVDGLPKSALKMVDKIYDAATKENSAPQIIKSLFYKSKFALTLEEDAQLKVINNFKEHISKSNFPTKNVLQNVLANLYWQYYTQNRYKFYNRTNVSSKSQLDQKDFRTWDLNTLFKEIHTYYKASLLNEKELQNIKITEFADILQIEKDAKTVRPTLFDFLANNALTFYKTSENSINKPAYQFKIDAPSYLGDAYRFSNIKITSKDSLSLQMNALKVYQKLICFHLSESNTNALADIDIQRLHFVNNNATFSHKETILISTLKNSKEKYKNVEASGLYGYEIANIYKNQANRFKSAKENRFKNKDAIAICNEVINQFPESLGAKKCKVLKAQIEEKTIRIRAEKYIPIDKNSRLEIDYKNIDTLYFSIYKISKNDILKLNKTYKSEDKIAFINKLKSSENWNNSLRNENDYLQHTTEVIVPKLKNGIYLVVASEEKELSKNNIFGTTTIQATNLTLVQNTFNNTHNYQIVDRNHGEPIKNAEIHLENEKRQRGAHINKKLITDKNGFASFKSYNYYQNVEISVKTKNDIATFGNQYLRENDRNYNNQTAKTFIKPFIFTDRSIYRPGQTVYFKAIVLKKQGEKSEIYKNEFVKIVLKDVNNQEVKKLNLKLNEFGTIAGEFILPNNGLTGNFSISVDESLEEDSNEYYRFDYQNSITISVEEYKRPKFETGFKPITETFKINDSVTINGFAKAFSGATITDAKVVYRVHRKVQYPNWYYWHRPRPTSSSQEITNGETTTNTSGNFSIQFKALADESISKENLPVFTYEITADVTDVNGETRSATSIVKVGYHALLATISMEDQLNKNLPENKLTIETKNLNGEFVPAKGTLKIYKLQAPKSVQRQRPWNVPFYQDISENTFRKLFPNEAYSKEEMEEKNWKKGQLVFSTNFNTENEKEISLKNINKWVSGKYMAVLESEDKFGQTVKDEKKFSIFSNDDKKVADNKLFVIKTDKTIYKTGDEVLLQVGSASKDITVVVQIEKHHKIVKTHLMHLNNSIKTLKIPVEKEDLGGFAIKYHFVNYNYFESGNLLVNVTEVLKNIKIETNIFRDKLQPGAEQTWSFTIKDDKNNAVASEVLASMYDASLDQFKPHNWFFNPITPKQTYYSYQTSSANYSFGVNNFNIQNNNRPYYGFPNISYTSYNWFGFSLNNNNWLSRSYLRQIERKLKSSRKNFDGIVSGFVANENGEPLPGASIIIKGTTFGTETDFDGNYSLKIKKGDVLIFSYLGYKTEEITVNNYKNLDIKLTPDESALDEVVVTGYGSQKIKSATSAVSMMKVETENVEMGSSLLEEKVAGVTVSENSKIRGLFTISDGKTPLYIVDGKEIFAEDVKKLNPADIAEINVLKNAEATSLYGEKGTNGVVIITTKNAINNRLSQVKARTNFNETAFFYPQLRTNKNGKVSFTFTMPEALTRWKLQLLAHTKGLKWATKTMQTVTQKELMLVPNAPRFLREGDKITLSAKITNLTNNKLSGFAKLILTDAITGKDINIELKNTNSNKKFTVDKDGNTSVSWNLSIPETAQAVQYKMVAKAGDFSDGEQNVLPVLSNRMLVTETLPMWIRANQTKTFTLDKLKKNASSTLKNHKLTLEFTSNPVWYAIQSLPYLMEYPYECAEQTFSRYYANTLASFVANSNPRIQEVFNAWKNSDALLSNLEKNQALKSLIIQETPWLRDAQSETEQKKRIALLFDLNKMKNEQEKALNKLQDIQMNSGGFPWFKGSRYENTYITQHIASGFGHLQKLGVTNFNASTQKMIEKAVLFLDKELLENYKKLLERADIIRQKAKTKKEGEKQYNAYLAKNHLSYFTIQYLYMRSFYDAISMNSNTKKANDYYINQSVKYWKDYNLYAKGQIALSLFRNDKKIASSKILASLKETSITSNELGMYWKENTAGYYYYQAPVETQALMIEVFSEAGVISTEPKSATRNLHNIDNLKIWLLKNKQTNRWKTTKATTEAVYALLLNGSDWVSVTEMAAIKVGNKTIDPTKMDDAKVEAGTGYFKTSWNGEEITPEMCEVTINKKGNGIAWGGLYWQYFEDLDKITSAETPLKLNKKLFKKVNSNTGKKLIEITNKTKLEVGDLITVRIELRSDRNMEFIHMKDMRAAGVEPINVLSKYKWQDNLGYYESTKDAATNFFFDRLPKGVYVFEYDVRVNNAGNFSNGITTIQSMYAPEFSSHSKGVRISVQK; translated from the coding sequence ATGAAAAACACAACAATACCCTTTTTATTAATGATATTATTTTCTTTAACTACATACTCTCAAAATAATTACGACAAACTTTGGACAGAAGTCGAAAAATTAGAAGTTGATGGTTTGCCAAAATCAGCATTAAAAATGGTAGATAAAATCTACGATGCTGCAACAAAAGAAAACAGTGCGCCACAGATTATAAAATCGCTTTTTTACAAAAGTAAGTTTGCTTTAACGTTAGAAGAAGATGCGCAGTTAAAGGTAATTAATAATTTTAAAGAGCATATTTCTAAAAGTAATTTTCCTACCAAAAACGTATTACAAAATGTGTTGGCAAATTTATATTGGCAATATTATACTCAAAATAGATATAAGTTTTACAACCGAACCAATGTTTCTTCAAAATCTCAATTAGATCAAAAAGATTTTAGAACTTGGGATTTGAATACGCTTTTTAAAGAAATTCATACCTACTATAAAGCTTCTCTTTTAAATGAAAAAGAGTTGCAAAACATAAAAATTACTGAATTTGCAGACATTCTTCAAATAGAAAAAGATGCCAAAACAGTAAGACCCACATTGTTCGATTTTCTGGCAAATAATGCGTTAACATTTTATAAAACTTCAGAAAATTCGATCAACAAACCTGCATATCAATTCAAAATAGATGCTCCTTCTTATTTGGGTGATGCTTATCGTTTTTCCAATATAAAAATAACTTCGAAAGACAGTTTATCGCTTCAAATGAATGCTTTAAAAGTATATCAAAAATTAATTTGTTTTCATTTGAGCGAAAGTAACACTAATGCCTTGGCAGATATAGACATTCAAAGACTTCATTTTGTAAATAACAATGCTACTTTTAGTCATAAAGAAACCATTTTAATATCAACATTAAAAAATTCGAAAGAAAAATATAAAAATGTTGAAGCCAGTGGTTTGTATGGGTATGAGATTGCGAATATTTATAAAAATCAAGCAAATCGTTTTAAATCAGCAAAAGAAAACAGATTTAAAAATAAAGATGCCATTGCCATTTGTAATGAAGTTATTAACCAATTTCCAGAAAGTTTAGGAGCAAAAAAATGCAAGGTTTTAAAAGCTCAAATCGAAGAAAAAACAATTCGTATTCGTGCTGAAAAATACATTCCTATTGATAAAAATTCGAGGTTAGAAATTGATTATAAAAATATTGATACACTTTATTTTTCTATTTATAAAATAAGTAAAAATGATATTCTCAAATTAAATAAAACCTATAAAAGTGAAGATAAAATAGCTTTTATCAACAAATTAAAATCATCTGAAAATTGGAATAACAGCCTAAGAAACGAAAACGATTATTTACAACACACTACAGAAGTTATTGTACCGAAATTAAAAAACGGAATTTATTTAGTAGTCGCTTCCGAAGAAAAAGAATTGAGTAAAAACAACATTTTTGGAACAACTACAATTCAGGCTACAAATTTAACGTTGGTTCAGAATACGTTTAACAATACTCATAATTACCAAATTGTAGACAGAAATCATGGAGAACCAATTAAAAATGCTGAGATTCATTTAGAGAACGAAAAAAGGCAAAGAGGTGCTCATATCAATAAAAAACTCATAACAGATAAAAATGGGTTTGCTTCATTTAAAAGTTATAATTACTATCAAAATGTAGAAATTTCTGTAAAAACAAAAAATGATATTGCCACTTTTGGGAATCAGTATTTACGAGAAAATGATAGGAATTATAATAATCAGACAGCGAAAACATTTATAAAACCCTTTATTTTTACTGATAGAAGCATTTATAGACCTGGACAAACAGTTTATTTTAAAGCAATTGTTCTTAAAAAACAGGGAGAAAAATCTGAAATTTATAAAAATGAGTTTGTAAAAATTGTTTTAAAGGATGTAAATAATCAAGAAGTAAAAAAGTTGAATTTAAAACTGAATGAATTTGGTACTATTGCTGGTGAATTTATCTTACCAAACAATGGGCTAACAGGAAATTTTAGCATTTCTGTTGACGAAAGTTTAGAAGAAGATAGTAATGAGTATTACAGATTCGACTATCAAAATTCCATTACTATTTCTGTCGAAGAATACAAAAGACCAAAGTTCGAAACCGGTTTTAAACCTATAACAGAAACTTTTAAAATTAACGATTCTGTAACCATTAACGGATTTGCCAAAGCATTTTCTGGAGCCACAATTACAGATGCAAAAGTGGTTTACAGAGTGCATCGAAAAGTACAATATCCAAATTGGTATTATTGGCACAGACCAAGACCAACTTCGTCTTCACAAGAAATTACAAATGGAGAAACCACTACCAATACTTCTGGAAATTTTTCCATACAATTTAAAGCTTTGGCAGACGAAAGTATCTCCAAAGAAAATTTACCCGTTTTTACTTACGAAATTACAGCAGATGTAACTGACGTAAATGGCGAAACTCGCAGTGCAACAAGCATTGTAAAAGTTGGGTATCATGCTTTATTAGCTACAATTTCTATGGAAGATCAGTTAAATAAAAATTTACCAGAAAACAAATTAACCATCGAAACAAAAAACTTGAATGGCGAATTTGTACCTGCAAAAGGAACCCTTAAAATATACAAATTACAAGCACCCAAAAGCGTGCAAAGGCAAAGACCTTGGAATGTTCCATTTTATCAAGATATTTCTGAAAATACCTTTCGAAAATTATTTCCAAATGAAGCATATTCTAAAGAAGAAATGGAAGAGAAAAATTGGAAAAAAGGACAACTTGTTTTTAGCACTAATTTTAATACTGAAAACGAGAAAGAAATCAGCTTAAAAAATATAAATAAATGGGTTTCTGGAAAATATATGGCTGTTTTAGAAAGTGAAGACAAATTCGGACAAACAGTAAAAGACGAAAAAAAGTTTTCAATCTTTTCTAATGATGATAAAAAAGTAGCCGACAATAAATTATTCGTTATAAAAACCGATAAAACGATTTATAAAACCGGAGACGAAGTATTGCTTCAAGTAGGCTCTGCTTCAAAAGACATTACAGTTGTGGTTCAAATTGAAAAGCATCATAAAATTGTAAAAACACATTTAATGCATTTAAACAACAGCATAAAAACCTTAAAAATTCCTGTAGAAAAAGAAGATCTTGGCGGTTTTGCTATTAAATATCACTTTGTAAATTACAATTATTTCGAAAGTGGAAATTTGTTAGTTAATGTTACTGAAGTACTAAAAAACATAAAAATTGAAACCAATATTTTTAGAGACAAGCTACAACCTGGAGCAGAACAAACTTGGAGTTTTACCATTAAAGACGATAAAAATAATGCAGTCGCATCTGAAGTTTTAGCCTCTATGTACGATGCTTCTTTAGATCAATTTAAGCCTCATAACTGGTTTTTTAATCCGATTACTCCAAAGCAAACATATTATTCGTATCAAACAAGTTCGGCAAATTATAGTTTTGGAGTTAATAATTTTAATATTCAGAACAATAACAGGCCATATTATGGTTTTCCAAATATTAGTTACACAAGTTATAACTGGTTTGGCTTTAGTTTAAATAACAATAATTGGTTAAGTAGAAGTTATTTACGACAAATTGAAAGAAAGTTAAAAAGTTCTAGAAAAAATTTTGATGGAATTGTAAGTGGTTTTGTTGCAAACGAAAATGGAGAACCATTGCCTGGAGCTTCAATTATAATTAAAGGCACGACTTTTGGAACAGAAACCGATTTTGACGGAAATTATTCTCTAAAAATTAAAAAAGGAGATGTTTTAATTTTTAGTTATTTAGGCTATAAAACTGAAGAAATTACGGTAAATAATTACAAAAATTTAGATATTAAATTAACCCCAGACGAAAGTGCTTTAGACGAAGTTGTTGTAACAGGTTATGGAAGTCAAAAAATAAAATCGGCTACAAGCGCTGTTTCTATGATGAAGGTTGAAACAGAAAATGTAGAAATGGGTTCTTCTCTTCTTGAAGAAAAAGTTGCGGGTGTAACTGTATCAGAAAATTCTAAAATAAGAGGCTTATTTACTATTTCTGATGGTAAAACTCCTTTATATATTGTTGATGGAAAAGAAATTTTTGCAGAAGATGTTAAGAAATTAAACCCTGCAGATATTGCAGAAATAAATGTTTTAAAAAATGCTGAAGCCACTTCGCTTTATGGAGAAAAAGGTACAAATGGAGTGGTAATTATCACCACTAAAAACGCCATTAATAATCGATTATCGCAAGTAAAAGCAAGAACCAATTTTAACGAAACCGCTTTCTTTTATCCGCAATTAAGAACCAATAAAAACGGAAAAGTGAGTTTTACATTTACCATGCCAGAAGCTTTAACAAGATGGAAATTGCAATTATTAGCCCATACAAAAGGATTAAAATGGGCGACAAAAACCATGCAAACAGTTACTCAAAAAGAGTTAATGCTGGTACCCAATGCACCCCGTTTTTTACGTGAAGGAGATAAAATTACTTTATCTGCAAAAATTACAAATCTTACCAATAACAAACTGTCTGGTTTTGCAAAATTAATCTTAACAGATGCCATTACTGGAAAAGACATAAATATTGAATTAAAAAATACAAATTCCAATAAAAAATTTACAGTCGATAAAGATGGAAATACTAGTGTTTCTTGGAATTTATCAATTCCGGAAACTGCACAAGCAGTTCAATATAAAATGGTGGCAAAAGCAGGCGATTTTTCTGACGGAGAACAAAATGTTTTACCTGTTTTATCGAACAGAATGTTGGTTACAGAAACGCTTCCTATGTGGATTCGCGCGAACCAAACCAAAACATTTACGTTAGATAAATTAAAGAAAAATGCATCATCAACCTTAAAAAACCACAAATTAACGCTAGAATTTACTTCGAATCCTGTTTGGTATGCGATACAATCTTTGCCTTATTTAATGGAATATCCTTACGAATGTGCAGAGCAAACATTTTCGAGATATTACGCAAATACCTTGGCGAGTTTTGTGGCAAATTCGAACCCACGAATACAGGAAGTTTTTAATGCTTGGAAAAACTCGGATGCTTTGTTGTCTAATTTAGAGAAAAATCAAGCGTTAAAATCATTAATTATTCAAGAAACACCGTGGTTAAGAGATGCGCAGTCAGAAACCGAACAAAAGAAACGAATTGCATTGTTATTCGACTTGAATAAAATGAAGAACGAGCAGGAAAAAGCCCTCAATAAATTACAAGACATTCAAATGAATTCTGGCGGATTTCCTTGGTTTAAAGGAAGCAGATACGAAAACACTTACATCACACAACACATTGCTTCAGGTTTTGGGCATTTGCAAAAATTAGGCGTTACCAATTTTAATGCTTCCACCCAAAAAATGATTGAAAAGGCCGTTTTATTTTTAGATAAAGAGCTTTTAGAGAATTATAAAAAATTGTTGGAAAGAGCAGATATCATTAGACAGAAAGCTAAAACGAAAAAAGAAGGAGAAAAACAATACAATGCCTATTTAGCAAAGAATCATTTGAGTTATTTTACGATTCAGTATTTGTATATGAGAAGTTTTTATGATGCTATTTCTATGAATTCGAATACTAAAAAAGCGAACGACTATTATATAAATCAGTCTGTAAAATATTGGAAAGACTATAATTTATATGCAAAAGGGCAAATTGCACTATCACTTTTTAGAAATGATAAAAAAATAGCTTCTAGCAAAATTTTGGCTTCTTTAAAAGAAACAAGCATTACTTCCAACGAATTAGGCATGTATTGGAAAGAAAACACTGCTGGTTACTACTATTATCAAGCGCCTGTGGAAACACAAGCGTTAATGATTGAAGTGTTTTCTGAAGCTGGTGTCATTTCGACAGAGCCTAAAAGTGCGACGAGAAATCTCCATAATATTGATAACTTAAAAATTTGGTTGCTAAAAAATAAGCAAACGAATCGTTGGAAAACCACAAAAGCAACTACAGAAGCTGTTTATGCGTTGTTGTTAAATGGAAGTGATTGGGTGTCAGTAACCGAAATGGCAGCCATTAAAGTCGGTAATAAAACGATTGACCCAACAAAAATGGACGATGCAAAAGTAGAAGCTGGAACTGGTTATTTTAAAACTTCGTGGAATGGTGAAGAAATTACGCCTGAAATGTGCGAAGTTACTATTAACAAAAAAGGAAACGGAATAGCTTGGGGAGGCTTATATTGGCAGTATTTTGAGGATTTAGATAAAATTACTTCCGCAGAAACTCCATTAAAACTAAACAAGAAACTCTTTAAAAAAGTAAATTCTAACACAGGAAAAAAATTGATAGAAATTACAAATAAAACCAAATTAGAAGTAGGTGATTTAATAACTGTAAGAATAGAATTGCGTTCGGATAGAAATATGGAATTTATTCATATGAAAGACATGAGAGCTGCTGGTGTAGAGCCAATAAATGTACTTTCTAAATACAAATGGCAAGATAATTTAGGCTATTACGAAAGTACAAAAGACGCAGCTACCAACTTCTTTTTTGACAGGCTACCAAAAGGAGTGTATGTTTTCGAATACGATGTAAGAGTAAACAATGCTGGTAACTTTAGCAATGGAATTACCACTATACAAAGCATGTACGCACCTGAGTTTAGTAGTCATTCTAAAGGTGTTCGTATAAGCGTTCAAAAATAA
- a CDS encoding M28 family peptidase — translation MKKIVTLVLALVFFTSCNVSKKATPKTNSSKSADATVFIDSNLVRKHLYTLASDDMEGRKTGTPGIEKAAVYIENEFQKLGLSTFGDLENYRQTFTFKNRRTGKDITTCNIIGVLEGKSKKNEYVIVSAHYDHLGVKKSGEGDLIYNGANDDASGVTGVLALAKYFKEVGNERTIVFVAFTAEEMGLIGSTHFGKGIDASKFVAGINLEMIGKTPSFGPNTAWLTGFERSDFGKIIQKNLEGTGYQLFPDPYKKYNLFFRSDNASLARLGVPSHTFSTTPIDVDKDYHQVSDEAETLNMTVITQTIQAVAKGTESIINGKDTPTRVVIKK, via the coding sequence ATGAAAAAAATAGTAACCTTAGTTTTAGCTTTAGTATTTTTTACTTCTTGTAATGTTTCTAAGAAAGCAACCCCAAAAACAAATAGTTCTAAATCTGCAGATGCTACCGTTTTTATAGACTCTAATTTGGTTAGAAAGCATTTATATACTTTGGCTTCCGACGATATGGAAGGAAGAAAAACTGGAACTCCAGGCATAGAAAAAGCCGCGGTTTATATAGAAAATGAGTTTCAAAAATTAGGTTTATCTACGTTTGGAGACTTAGAAAATTACAGGCAAACGTTTACTTTTAAAAACAGAAGAACTGGAAAAGATATTACAACATGCAACATAATTGGTGTTTTAGAAGGAAAAAGTAAAAAAAACGAATATGTAATTGTTTCTGCACATTACGATCACTTAGGAGTGAAAAAGAGTGGAGAAGGAGACTTAATTTATAATGGTGCAAACGACGATGCTTCTGGGGTTACTGGTGTTTTGGCTTTGGCAAAATATTTTAAAGAAGTTGGTAACGAAAGAACGATTGTTTTTGTTGCTTTTACTGCAGAAGAAATGGGTTTAATTGGTTCTACACATTTTGGAAAAGGTATTGATGCCAGCAAATTTGTTGCAGGAATTAATTTAGAGATGATAGGAAAAACGCCAAGTTTTGGACCAAACACAGCTTGGTTAACTGGTTTTGAAAGAAGTGATTTTGGAAAAATTATTCAAAAGAATTTAGAAGGAACAGGGTATCAATTATTTCCAGACCCTTATAAAAAATACAATTTATTTTTTAGATCCGATAACGCTTCTTTGGCACGTTTAGGGGTTCCATCGCATACTTTTTCGACAACGCCTATTGATGTAGATAAAGATTATCACCAGGTTTCAGATGAAGCAGAAACTTTGAATATGACAGTAATTACACAAACCATACAAGCAGTTGCGAAAGGAACTGAAAGTATTATTAATGGAAAAGATACACCAACAAGAGTTGTAATTAAAAAATAA
- the kdsA gene encoding 3-deoxy-8-phosphooctulonate synthase has product MDLSLIPNIKHTNSNNFFLLAGPCAIEGEEMALRIAEKVITITHKLEIPYIFKGSFKKANRSRIDSFTGIGDEKALKILRKVSETFHVPTVTDIHEVSDAVKAAEYVDVLQIPAFLVRQTDLVVAAAKTGKVVNLKKGQFMSPTAMKHAVQKVKDAGSNKAWITDRGTMFGYQDMIVDFRGIPEMREFAPTILDVTHSLQQPNQTAGVTGGRPEMIETIARAGVVNNVDGLFIETHFDPTNAKSDGANMLHLDNLENLLTNLVAIRKTINNL; this is encoded by the coding sequence ATGGATTTATCTTTAATACCCAATATAAAACACACAAATTCTAATAACTTCTTTTTGTTGGCTGGTCCTTGCGCTATTGAAGGAGAAGAAATGGCATTAAGAATTGCAGAAAAAGTAATTACAATTACCCATAAATTAGAAATTCCGTACATTTTTAAAGGAAGTTTTAAAAAAGCCAACAGAAGTAGAATTGATAGTTTTACTGGAATTGGAGACGAAAAAGCATTAAAAATCCTAAGAAAAGTTTCAGAAACCTTTCATGTGCCAACTGTAACAGATATTCACGAAGTTTCGGATGCTGTAAAAGCGGCTGAATATGTAGATGTTTTACAAATTCCTGCTTTTTTGGTTCGTCAAACAGATTTGGTGGTGGCTGCAGCAAAAACAGGCAAGGTGGTCAACCTAAAAAAAGGACAATTTATGAGTCCTACTGCGATGAAACACGCTGTGCAAAAAGTAAAAGATGCAGGTTCAAATAAAGCGTGGATTACAGACAGAGGCACCATGTTTGGCTACCAAGACATGATTGTAGATTTTAGAGGAATTCCGGAAATGCGCGAATTTGCGCCCACCATTTTAGATGTTACACATTCTTTACAACAGCCAAACCAAACTGCTGGAGTTACAGGCGGAAGACCAGAAATGATAGAGACCATTGCCAGAGCTGGAGTTGTAAATAATGTAGATGGTTTGTTTATAGAAACCCATTTCGACCCTACAAACGCAAAAAGCGATGGTGCAAATATGTTGCACTTAGATAATTTAGAAAATTTGTTAACGAATTTAGTTGCCATTCGTAAAACGATAAATAACTTATAG